A window from Photobacterium leiognathi encodes these proteins:
- a CDS encoding glycosyl hydrolase family 18 protein codes for MIRFNLCAAGISLALSGAAFAAPTAPSIDMYGSNNLQFSKIELAMETTSGYNDMVKYHDKAKINVKFNQWSGNSGDTYNIYFDGKKVASGPIKGSQTTASFEYEQGGLYQMEIEACDETGCAKSVPAQITIADTDGSHLPPLAMNVDPNNKSFDTDPSVVMGTYFVEWGIYGRDYTVDNLPADNLTHILYGFIPICGPNESVKSVGGNSFNALQTACKGVNDYEVVIHDPWAAFQKSFKQAGHEYSTPIKGNYAMLMALKQRNPDLKIIPSIGGWTLSDPFFDFVDKANRDTFVASVEKFLKTWKFYDGVDIDWEFPGGGGAAADRGDAVKDGPAYIALMRELRAMLDKLEAETGRTYELTSAIGVGYDKIEDVDYGEAIQYMDYIFAMTYDFYGGWNNVPGHQTALYCGNFMRPGQCDGSGLDENGEQFKGPAYTSDNGIQLLLAQGVPANKLVLGAAMYGRGWTGVMPNTLTDPTDPMTGTGTGKLTGTKEQGVWEDGVIDYKGIKSYMLGADGKGINGFEYGYDEQAEAPYVWNRSTGDLITFDDKRSVLAKGNYVKSLGLAGLFSWEIDADNGDILNAMHEGVAGTVIDKPNKAPTAAAGADQAVSGPVSVTLDGSSSKDSDGSIVSYAWEQVSGTAVALTGADSATASFAAAEVVEAEQLTFKLTVTDNKGATATDTVVVTVNPKDVVVPPTNTAPVASVTAPQTANAGDVVVVDASASSDADAGDTLTFDWTLPAGVDVTVNGSQVLFTAAEYTQDTNLVFTVTVSDGEATSSASTTVVVAKHTTVEPPVDTCDNAWDATTIYTGGDQATKDGKVWEAKWWTRGEDPAKSGQWGVWKEVGVANCQ; via the coding sequence ATGATTCGATTTAACCTTTGTGCAGCAGGAATCTCCCTTGCACTGTCAGGCGCTGCTTTTGCCGCACCTACGGCACCAAGCATCGATATGTACGGTTCTAATAACCTTCAATTTTCTAAAATTGAACTGGCGATGGAAACGACATCTGGCTATAACGACATGGTTAAGTACCATGACAAAGCTAAGATCAATGTGAAATTTAACCAATGGAGTGGTAATTCAGGTGATACCTACAACATCTACTTCGATGGTAAAAAAGTAGCATCGGGCCCAATTAAAGGTAGCCAAACTACCGCTTCTTTTGAGTACGAACAAGGCGGTTTGTACCAAATGGAAATCGAAGCGTGTGATGAAACTGGCTGTGCGAAAAGTGTACCTGCGCAAATTACGATTGCAGATACAGACGGTTCACACTTACCGCCTCTAGCAATGAACGTTGATCCAAATAACAAATCGTTTGATACCGATCCAAGCGTTGTTATGGGTACGTACTTTGTTGAGTGGGGTATTTATGGTCGTGATTACACAGTAGATAACCTTCCAGCAGACAACTTAACTCACATTCTTTATGGCTTCATCCCAATTTGTGGTCCTAATGAGTCAGTGAAATCTGTTGGTGGTAACAGCTTCAACGCGCTACAAACTGCGTGTAAAGGCGTAAATGATTACGAAGTTGTTATCCATGACCCATGGGCTGCATTCCAGAAGAGCTTTAAGCAAGCGGGTCATGAATACAGCACCCCAATTAAGGGTAACTACGCAATGTTAATGGCATTAAAACAGCGTAACCCTGATCTAAAAATCATTCCATCAATCGGTGGTTGGACACTGTCTGATCCGTTCTTTGACTTTGTTGATAAAGCAAACCGTGACACATTCGTTGCATCGGTAGAAAAATTCCTGAAAACATGGAAATTCTACGATGGTGTAGACATTGACTGGGAATTCCCAGGTGGCGGCGGTGCTGCAGCCGATCGTGGTGATGCTGTTAAAGATGGTCCAGCATACATTGCATTAATGCGTGAGCTACGTGCAATGCTTGATAAGCTAGAAGCAGAAACAGGTCGTACTTACGAGCTAACATCAGCAATCGGTGTGGGTTACGATAAGATTGAAGACGTGGATTACGGTGAGGCTATCCAATACATGGATTACATCTTCGCAATGACATACGACTTCTACGGCGGTTGGAACAACGTTCCTGGTCACCAAACAGCACTTTACTGTGGTAACTTCATGCGTCCTGGTCAGTGTGACGGTTCTGGTCTAGATGAAAATGGCGAACAGTTTAAAGGCCCTGCTTACACTTCTGACAACGGTATTCAATTACTGCTAGCGCAAGGTGTACCAGCTAACAAATTGGTACTTGGTGCTGCAATGTATGGTCGTGGTTGGACAGGTGTAATGCCAAATACACTAACAGACCCAACAGATCCTATGACTGGTACAGGTACAGGTAAACTGACTGGTACTAAAGAGCAAGGTGTATGGGAAGACGGTGTAATTGACTACAAAGGCATTAAGTCTTACATGCTAGGCGCTGATGGAAAAGGTATCAACGGCTTCGAATATGGTTATGATGAGCAAGCTGAAGCGCCGTATGTATGGAACCGCTCAACAGGTGATTTAATCACATTTGATGATAAGCGCTCTGTACTTGCTAAAGGTAACTACGTTAAATCACTTGGTCTTGCGGGCTTATTCTCATGGGAAATCGATGCGGATAACGGTGATATCCTAAATGCAATGCATGAAGGTGTAGCTGGTACTGTTATTGATAAGCCAAACAAAGCACCAACAGCAGCAGCTGGCGCAGATCAAGCGGTTTCAGGCCCTGTATCTGTAACACTTGATGGTTCAAGCTCGAAAGACTCAGATGGTAGCATCGTAAGCTATGCATGGGAGCAAGTATCAGGTACTGCGGTAGCGTTAACTGGTGCTGATTCTGCAACGGCAAGCTTTGCAGCTGCAGAAGTAGTAGAAGCTGAGCAATTAACGTTCAAACTAACCGTTACAGATAACAAAGGCGCAACGGCAACAGATACTGTTGTGGTAACTGTAAACCCTAAAGATGTTGTTGTACCACCAACAAACACGGCACCAGTAGCAAGTGTAACTGCACCACAAACAGCCAACGCAGGTGATGTAGTTGTAGTTGATGCGTCAGCTTCTTCTGATGCAGATGCTGGCGACACACTAACGTTTGATTGGACACTTCCTGCAGGTGTTGATGTAACAGTAAACGGTTCACAAGTGCTATTTACTGCAGCAGAGTACACACAAGATACTAACCTAGTATTTACTGTGACTGTATCTGACGGCGAAGCAACATCTAGCGCATCAACAACAGTTGTTGTTGCTAAGCACACAACCGTTGAGCCACCAGTTGATACGTGTGATAACGCATGGGATGCAACAACTATCTACACTGGCGGTGACCAAGCGACTAAAGATGGTAAGGTATGGGAAGCTAAGTGGTGGACACGTGGCGAAGACCCTGCGAAATCTGGTCAATGGGGCGTATGGAAAGAAGTTGGCGTAGCTAACTGTCAATAA
- a CDS encoding DUF3010 family protein has translation MKICAVELRSNEAVICLLSLQNGMFDIPQCRTQKFIMEDSLDNQKMRDFQFAFKKLLDDYKVDKVVIRTRETRGKFAGSAIGFKLESAIQLIPDLDVNFMSNADIKQKLKRNPMGIDFRDTGLRQFQEAAFTTGYAFLSR, from the coding sequence ATGAAAATTTGTGCTGTTGAGCTACGTAGTAACGAAGCTGTGATTTGTCTTCTTTCACTTCAAAATGGCATGTTCGATATTCCTCAATGTCGTACACAAAAGTTCATCATGGAAGATTCTCTAGATAACCAAAAAATGCGTGATTTCCAATTCGCATTTAAAAAACTACTTGATGATTACAAAGTAGATAAAGTGGTTATTCGTACTCGCGAAACACGCGGTAAATTTGCAGGCAGCGCTATTGGTTTCAAACTAGAATCTGCGATCCAGCTGATCCCAGATCTTGATGTTAACTTCATGTCTAACGCAGACATTAAGCAAAAGCTTAAGCGTAACCCTATGGGTATCGACTTCCGTGATACTGGCTTACGTCAGTTCCAAGAAGCGGCATTTACAACAGGATACGCTTTCCTTAGCCGCTAA
- a CDS encoding M48 metallopeptidase family protein, translating to MQQLKYLQGYPTHLTEQVQQLLDNDKLKDLLLKRYPTSHNIKTEKALYDYVIALKNEYLKKSAPISKVAYDNKINVINHALGLHTFISRVHGSKLKAKHEIRIASVFKTAPIEFLRMIVVHELAHLREKEHNKSFYALCQHMEPRYHQLEFDMRMYLTQLELLGVVYQSAENK from the coding sequence ATGCAGCAACTAAAATACCTTCAGGGTTATCCCACTCATCTTACAGAGCAAGTCCAACAACTTCTTGATAATGACAAGTTGAAAGATCTGTTACTTAAGCGCTATCCGACATCTCATAATATCAAAACTGAAAAAGCTCTTTACGACTATGTTATTGCGTTAAAAAACGAATATTTAAAGAAATCAGCGCCTATCAGTAAAGTGGCATACGATAATAAAATTAACGTTATCAACCATGCATTAGGCTTACACACTTTTATATCTCGCGTTCATGGCAGTAAGCTTAAGGCGAAACATGAAATCCGTATAGCCTCTGTTTTTAAAACCGCACCTATTGAGTTTCTACGTATGATTGTTGTCCATGAGTTGGCGCACTTACGTGAAAAAGAGCACAACAAATCCTTTTATGCGTTATGTCAGCACATGGAACCACGTTATCACCAACTTGAGTTTGATATGCGTATGTATCTGACCCAATTAGAATTATTGGGGGTGGTATATCAATCTGCCGAGAATAAATAA